The genomic region GTCTACGGCCGCCTATCAGCAGGATACTTTGCAGCGGCAGCTTGCCTGGCTTCCGGCCGCCGATGCATTTCTGCGCGAGTACGGGGGGCTGCACTGCTACTTCACGCGCCAGGATCAGAGCATCACCCGCATGCAGTTTGAAATCCGGCAGGCGGCCACTTTGCTGAACATGGCCCAGCTGCACGACGAGTACGAACCGCGCGTGCCCGGCCGGCAGCTGAGTCTGGTAGGCCAGGCCTACACCGATCCGCTGTGCCTGCTGGTGGATGCCCGCGGCACGTTCTACGGGGCCTGTGCAGAAGGCCTCTACCACATTGCCGACACGGTGCCGCTGGCGCTGGAGGCCATCATCCTGGACCTACCCTTTCGGGAGCTGTAGCCGCGGCGCTACTGCCCGCTGGCGGCCGGCTGCACCTGCTGCAGCCAGTCCAACGCCTGCCGCTCGTCAGTAAACCGCTCCGCCACAAAGGGCTTGTCATCGAAGAAGCGGGCGGGCGGAAAGGCAGCATCGGCCTGCTGGTCGCGCAGGTGCACCGGCGGCAGCAGGTAGGCCAGGGCCGTGCGGCCACCCAGCTGCCCCTGCAGGCGCGGCAGAAACTCCTGCACCATCCAGATGGCGCCTTCGCGGTCGGTGTTGTTGCGGCGGCGCGCATCTATCAGCCACTGGCGGCAGCGGTGCTGGGCGGCGGCCAGCAGCAGCAGCTCGTAGCCCTGCCGCATTTCTGCCAGCGAAATCACCCGCATCCAGCGTGCTACCAGCACCTGCAGGTCGGGGCGGTGCGAGAGGGCCAGGAAATCGGGGGTGTCAGAGAACATAAGCAAAACAACAGTCGGCAAAGGTAAATAGAGGATTTTACATATTACCCCCTTTCCAGCCCGACCGTGCGCCCGCCTTGGCTGGCGCACGGTAGCCTTGTATATTTCGCCATGATTCCGCTCATCACACGTACTTCCCGCCTGACCATTCTGGCTGCCAGCCGCGCCCTGCTCACGGCTGAGCTGCACAAGCCCCAATATTTCCCGGTGCTACTGGGCGCGGCCCTGCCCGCCGACTGGCCTCCCGGAGAGTATGACGCCGAAGCCAGCCGGTATTTCCTGGCCCAACTGACGGCCGGGGGCCGGACGGCGGCGGGCTGGTACGGCTGGTACGCCATTCTGCGGGCCACCGAGCAGCACCCGGCCACCCTGGTAGGCGCGGGCGGCTTCTGGGGCCCGCCGGATGTCAACGGCACGGCCGAAATCGGCTACTCCATTGCGGCCGACTGGCGCGGGCAGGGTTTGGCCACCGAGCTGGTGGGCGGGTTAGTGCAGCAGGCGTCGCACACGGGCATGGTGCGCCGTCTGCTGGCGCACACGCTGCCCGGCAACGAGGTTTCGCAGCGCGTGCTGCTCCGCAACGGCTTTACGCTGACCGACCCCGACACAGAAGGGCGCATGCGGTTCGAGCGGGCCGTGGAGCCGTCGGAGCCGCCCCAGGCGCAGGGCCAGGTTACCCCCATCAGCTAGCACGCTTGCGGGTGGCTTTGGGCTCGGGCAGCTGCGGGTTGAGGCGCAGGAGGGCGTCGCGCAGGGTGCGGGCCACCACGTAGGCCTTGTACCAGTTCTGGTCGGCGGGCACCAGGTGCCAGGGGCAGCTGGCTGGGCTGCAGTGCCGGAACACGTCTTCGTACACGGCGCGGTACTGGGGCCACTGACGCGCCTTTTCCTCGTCGCCGGCCTCATACTTCCACTGCTTGTCGGGGTCGAGGGTGCGCTCCAGCAGCCGCTCCCGCTGCTCAGCTTCCGAGACGTGGAGGTAGAACTTGAGCACGGTGGTATCGGCCTGCTGCAGCAGCTTCTCGAAGTTGTTGATGGCCACAAACCGGCGCTTGGCTTCCTCCGCGCTTATCATGCCCTGCACCCGCGTGATGAGCACGTCCTCGTAGTGGGAGCGGTTGAAGACCTGCAGCATGCCACGGCGCGGCGCCTGCTGGTGCACGCGCCACAGAAAATCGTGCGCCAGCTCTTCTTCGGTTGGCTCCTTAAACGAATGCACCTGCACGCCCTGCGGATTGAGGCCGCTGAACACCCGTCGGATCAGGCCGTCTTTGCCGCTGGCATCCATGCCCTGCAGAATAACCAGCACGCTGTGGCGGTTTTCGGCGTAGAGGCGGTACTGCAGCTCAATCAGCTCCTGCCGGATGCGTTTCAGCTCGCGCAGCGTGTGCTCTTTGTGGAACTCCACGGGGGCGCGGCTGGGCAGTTTGGTGAGGTCGGGGGTGGTGGATTTGCGCATAGTAGCCGTAGTATACGCAGCATCCTCGGCTTGCTACTTTCTGTGAGTCAGCTCTTTTGAGGCCTGCCCCTGTTGTGCGCCTCCTGCCAGGGCAGCTATTTGGAGCAGAATGCTGAATTGCCTGCTAACCCGGGGAACAACTGTCGCTTAAAGCGACAAATAGACATAAAATAACTCATTACCGACGCACAAGCAGCCATTATGGCTGCATTTCTTAATTTCAGCCCAGGATTCGCTGTTGGTACACGGTTTGCAATACCCTTATCGAACCTACCAATAGGAACCCAACCATGAATCTGATTAGCCGAGAATTCATTCGTAACCTGGCCCCGCAACTTGATCTGCTCAACACGCTGGGTGGGGGCATCGCGCAGGCCCAGCTACAGGTGGACAAGCGGGAGCAGGGCGTACTGGTGCGGGTGTCAGCCCCGTCAGTGAGCCCCGAGAACATCCATGTGGTGCTCAACAACAACCGCCTGACGGTGATGGCCGAGTACCGCCATCAGCCTGAGGACAAGCTGGCCGCGCCGCTCTTCACGCGCGTGCTCGACCTGCCCGCCAACCTCGACCTGACGCGGATTGATGCCGTGCACGAGGAAGGCGAGCTGCGCATCCGGATTCCATACCAGAACCCGGCCGACCAGCCCCGCGAAATCACCATCAAGCAGCGCTAAGCGGCGCCTGCCTTCTATATAGCCGGGACCGACCGGCGCCATGTTTCACCAGCCACTGCGCCCGCAGTGGCTTTTTTATTGCCCTCCGGGGCCGGGCGGCCCGGCTGGCGGTATCAGCTCATCAGCACAAACACCAGCACGAAGCCCATCAGCAGCGACAGGTAGAACCAACCCATTACCAACCCGCGGTAGCGGCGGGGCAGCCGGTTGCTCAGCACCAGCACGGCCACCACCACCAGCACCAGGTGCAGCAGCAGAAACAGCACGGCCTTCACCCAGTTGGGCACAATGGTGTTTTCGGGCTGAAACTGGTCGGGCCGGCCCAGCGGCGACGTTATCCAGCGCAGCAGGTAGTAGGCTACCACCTCAAACACCACAAAGCCGGCCGCCCCCGCCACCTGTGCCTGCCCACTCGTTTTCTGCGTTACGTCGGCCATTTTTACTTGGGGTGAATTTTGGTGATGAAGTGATGAAGTAAGAACGTCATTCCGAGCCTGCGAGGAATCTCGCGTGCTGATGTTGCCAAAGTAATTCAGTCGTCAGCAAGCGAGATGCTCCGCTCTGCATGACGTGCTAACCTCATCATCCCATCACCTCATCACTATTTACCAGCCACCTCCGCGCTGCGGGTGCGGATGTAGAGCTCTTCTACTTTGGCGCGGGCCCAGGGCGTGCGGCGCAGAAAAGCCAGCGCCGACTTGGCACTAGGGTTCACGGCAAAGCAGTTCATGCGCAGCCGCTCATCGAGGCCGGGCCAGCCGTAGCGGGCCTGCAGGTAGTCGATGATGGAAGCCAGCGTGACGCCGTGCAGCTCACGGATGAGGTGGCCGTTTTCGTCGCGAGCATCAATGGGGGCAGAAGACATGGGGCAAAGGGCAATAAAGGTGCGGGGCGGCAAGTTCGCAAAAAACCAGCACGCCGGCTTTGCCCGCAAGGGCACTAGTTGCTTAGCTTACGGCGTTACTTTCGCCATGACCCTGCTGATGAAACGCCCTGCTCCCGTTCCGCCGCGCCGCCGCCGGCGCCTGCCGCCCTGGCTGCGCTGGGCCGTGGCCGTGGCGCTGCTGGGCACGGTGGGGTTCTACCTCACGCACCAGCGCCAGATCAACCGCCACGTCCGCCTAGCCTGGGCCTCACTCATCAGCCGCCACCTCACGGGCCACGAAAAAACGCCCCTGCTCGACGGCTACTCCGTGCATGGCATCGACGTCTCGGCCTACCAGGGGCGCATCAACTGGCCCGAGGTGGCCCGCCACGACGTGCAGTTCGCCTTCATCAAGGCCTCTGAGGGCGTGACGCTGCGCGACCAGCGCTTCCGGCGCAACTGGGAAGCCGCCCGCAAGGCCGGCGTGTACCGGGGCGCCTACCACTACTTCCAGCCCAACTACGACGGCGCCCGGCAGGCCAACCTGTTCACGCGCACCGTGCCCCTGGCTCCCGGCGACCTGCCGCCGGTGCTGGACGTAGAGCACGCCGAGTTTCACGACGTGGCCACCATGCGCCGCAACGTGGGCATCTGGCTGCGGCTGGTGGAGCGCCACTACGGCGTGCGCCCCATCCTCTACTCCAACTACAGCTTCTACAAGCGCCACCTGGCCGGCCACTTCGACAAATACCCGCTCTGGCTGGCGCACTACGAGGTGCCCGAGCCCCGGCTGCCCCGCGACAAGTGGATCATCTGGCAGCACTCCGACGAGGCCTACATTCCCGGCATCCGCGGCACCGTCGATTTCAACGTATTTCAGGGCAGCATCCAGACGCTGCTGGCCTTGCGCATTCCGCCCAGGTCTGGCCCGGCGCAGCCCTGAGGGCGCATTGCCCGGGCCAGCCGTACCTTTGCTGCCATGACCCAACCCACATTTTCTTTCTTCCCCGGACTGCGCCAGCCGCTGGCTACCGGCCTGCTGCTGGCCTTGCTGGCTGCACTGGGCAGCTGCGCCGGCGGCGGCGCGGGCTTCACCCAAACCGGCCAGGCCTCCTACTACGCCGACAAGTTTGAGGGCCGCAAAACGGCCAGCGGCACCGTGTACCGCGGCGGCCAGCTCACGGCAGCCCACAACACGCTGCCCTTCGGCACGGTGGTGAAAGTCACGAACCCGCGCAGCAAAAAGTCCGTCAAGGTCACCGTCACGGACCGGGGCCCGCACGCCAAGGGCCGCATCATCGACCTGTCGAAGAAGGCCGCCCGCAAAATCGGCATCATCGACGCGGGCGTGGCCCCCGTGAAGCTGAAAGTAATCCGCAAAGGCTGATGATGCTGCACCGCACACGGTGCAGCGTCAGGGCCTAGACGGCCCTTGCTGCTTTGTAATTCACTCCTCTGCTCTGCTTATGCGCATCAAAAAGAAAGTCGCCTGGACGCTGCCCCCGGCCACCACCTCCCGCTTCCTGGCGCTGGCCGCCTTCATCAAAGCCGCCGAAGCCCAGCACTGGTCGGAGGCCGAGGTGCAGTTTGTGATTGACGAGGTGGTGGAAGCCGCCGACGAGGCAGAGGTACGCGAGATTCTGCAGGACTACACCCAGCGCTAGCCGCCGGCAAAAAAGCGGCGCTTCAGCCGTTGCGCGTGCCTTCACGGCTACGTGCAACGGCCGAAGCGCCGCTTCGGGTCAGAGACTTCGGCAGTCTTACTTGCCTTTTTTCTTCATTTTAACTTTGTCCTTGCCCTTCGGGTCCAGCATGGCGGCCTTCATCAGGCTGTCCTGTTCGGCTTTCATGGCCATGGTGGTCAGGCGGCCGGTCAGGGACATATAGTCGCCTTCCTTCATTTGGGCGGTGGTGCCGTCGGCCATGGTCAGGGTGCCGTCGGGCTTGATTTTGGTGCCGTTGATGAGGGCAGTTTCCTGCAGCACCGGATTGGTGAGACCCTGCTGGGTGAGAATTACCTTGCCGTCCTTCATCACCGCGCCGTCGCGGGTGGCACCATCCTTCATCACCATGCGGCCACGCGGCTGCACTGGTTTGCGGGGTGGAAGTTTGGTTTGGGCCT from Hymenobacter canadensis harbors:
- a CDS encoding VF530 family protein, with the translated sequence MSSAPIDARDENGHLIRELHGVTLASIIDYLQARYGWPGLDERLRMNCFAVNPSAKSALAFLRRTPWARAKVEELYIRTRSAEVAGK
- a CDS encoding GNAT family N-acetyltransferase; the encoded protein is MIPLITRTSRLTILAASRALLTAELHKPQYFPVLLGAALPADWPPGEYDAEASRYFLAQLTAGGRTAAGWYGWYAILRATEQHPATLVGAGGFWGPPDVNGTAEIGYSIAADWRGQGLATELVGGLVQQASHTGMVRRLLAHTLPGNEVSQRVLLRNGFTLTDPDTEGRMRFERAVEPSEPPQAQGQVTPIS
- a CDS encoding PPK2 family polyphosphate kinase, with the translated sequence MRKSTTPDLTKLPSRAPVEFHKEHTLRELKRIRQELIELQYRLYAENRHSVLVILQGMDASGKDGLIRRVFSGLNPQGVQVHSFKEPTEEELAHDFLWRVHQQAPRRGMLQVFNRSHYEDVLITRVQGMISAEEAKRRFVAINNFEKLLQQADTTVLKFYLHVSEAEQRERLLERTLDPDKQWKYEAGDEEKARQWPQYRAVYEDVFRHCSPASCPWHLVPADQNWYKAYVVARTLRDALLRLNPQLPEPKATRKRAS
- a CDS encoding septal ring lytic transglycosylase RlpA family protein, which codes for MTQPTFSFFPGLRQPLATGLLLALLAALGSCAGGGAGFTQTGQASYYADKFEGRKTASGTVYRGGQLTAAHNTLPFGTVVKVTNPRSKKSVKVTVTDRGPHAKGRIIDLSKKAARKIGIIDAGVAPVKLKVIRKG
- a CDS encoding SUKH-3 domain-containing protein; the protein is MPAFHDDVQHSLTEAGWFVGRAVSTAAYQQDTLQRQLAWLPAADAFLREYGGLHCYFTRQDQSITRMQFEIRQAATLLNMAQLHDEYEPRVPGRQLSLVGQAYTDPLCLLVDARGTFYGACAEGLYHIADTVPLALEAIILDLPFREL
- a CDS encoding glycoside hydrolase family 25 protein codes for the protein MKRPAPVPPRRRRRLPPWLRWAVAVALLGTVGFYLTHQRQINRHVRLAWASLISRHLTGHEKTPLLDGYSVHGIDVSAYQGRINWPEVARHDVQFAFIKASEGVTLRDQRFRRNWEAARKAGVYRGAYHYFQPNYDGARQANLFTRTVPLAPGDLPPVLDVEHAEFHDVATMRRNVGIWLRLVERHYGVRPILYSNYSFYKRHLAGHFDKYPLWLAHYEVPEPRLPRDKWIIWQHSDEAYIPGIRGTVDFNVFQGSIQTLLALRIPPRSGPAQP
- a CDS encoding DUF6799 domain-containing protein, producing MKRILTLALLLATGSFVAQAQTKLPPRKPVQPRGRMVMKDGATRDGAVMKDGKVILTQQGLTNPVLQETALINGTKIKPDGTLTMADGTTAQMKEGDYMSLTGRLTTMAMKAEQDSLMKAAMLDPKGKDKVKMKKKGK
- a CDS encoding Hsp20/alpha crystallin family protein; translation: MNLISREFIRNLAPQLDLLNTLGGGIAQAQLQVDKREQGVLVRVSAPSVSPENIHVVLNNNRLTVMAEYRHQPEDKLAAPLFTRVLDLPANLDLTRIDAVHEEGELRIRIPYQNPADQPREITIKQR